The Alicyclobacillus macrosporangiidus CPP55 genome segment CCCCGGGTGCGGGTCGCGGCGCGCCAAAATCGCGTCCCCATCCGCTGGCGTCCCCGGTTCGTCCCCGTCGCCGACGAAGTTCACCCGTCCCTCGAGGCGGTTCAGGTCAATCTCCACCTCAATCCAATCGCCGTCGCGCAGCTTCCCGATGGGCCCGCCCGCCAGGGCCTCCGGCCCCACGTGGCCGATGCAGGCGCCGGTCGACACGCCCGAGAAGCGCGCGTCGGTGATGAGGCACACATGCTTGCCGAAGGGCAGGTGCTTCAAGGCCGACGTGAGCTGGTACGTCTCCTCCATCCCCGTGCCCGACGGCCCGCGCCCGGCCAGCACCATGACGTCGCCCGCCTGGATGTCGCCCCGTTTGATGGCCGCGATCGCATCCCGCTCCGACGTGAACACCTTCGCCCGGCCCCGATGGCGGTAGACGCCGTCCGCGTCGACCACCGACGGATCGATAGCGGTAGACTTGATCACCGACCCCTCCGGTGCGATGTTGCCCACCGGGAACGTCACCGTCGACGTGAGGCCGCGCGCCCGCGCACGGTCAGGGCTCATGATGACATCGTCCGGATCGATCCCGTCGGCCTCCTTCAACCGCGCCCGCACCGCATGCCTGCGCTCCGAGTCCTCCCACCAGTCGAGCACGTCGCCCAGCGTCACGCCGGCCACGGTCTTGACCGACGTGTCGATCACGCCGAGCCTCCGCAGGTGCAGCATCACCTCGGGAACCCCGCCGGCGAGGAAAGCCCGCACCGTCGGGTGGTACTCCGGCCCGTTCGGCAGGACGCTCACCAACCGCGGCACCTCCCGGTTGACCCGGATCCAATCGGCCACCTCCGGCACCCGGCAGCCAGCCGCGTGCGCGATGGCCGGGATGTGCAGCAACAGATTGGTCGATCCGCCGAACGCCGCGTGCACCACCATCGCGTTCTCGATGGCCGCGTCCGTCAGGATGTCCCGCGTCGTCCAGCCGAGCTCCAGTAACTGCAGGGCGGCGCGCGCCGACTGACGTCCGATCTCGAGCCAAATCGGCTGCCCGGACGGCGCCAGCGCCGAGTGTGGAACCGCGATACCGAGGGCTTCCGCCACCACCTGGCTGGTCGCCGCCGTGCCGAGGAACTGGCAGCCCCCGCCCGGCGTCGCGCACGCCCGGCACCCCACCTCCGCCGCCTCCTCGAGGGAGATCTCGCCGTGGGCGTAACGCGCCCCGATGGTCTGCACCTTGCCCGCGTCCTCTCCCTCTTCGGCGGGCAGCGTCACCCCGCCCGGTGCCAGTACACAGGGCAGGTGGTGCGTGGAGGCCAGCGCGATCATCATCGCCGGCAGCCCCTTGTCGCAGGTGGCCACCCCGATCACCGCGTGGCGCGTCGGCAGCGATCGGATCAGCCGGCGCATCACCATCGCCGCGTCGTTGCGGTACGGCAGCGAGTCAAACATGCCCGCTGTGCCCTGGGATCGCCCGTCGCACGGATCGCTCACGTACCCCGCGAACGGCACCCCGTCGGCGGCCTTGACCTCCTCCGCCGCCGCCCGGGCCAACAAGCCCACCTCCCAGTGGCCGGTGTGGTACCCGAGTGCGATAGGCGTCCCGTCCTCCGCCCGTATCCCGCCCTGCGTACTCAGGATCAACACCTGCCGGCCGTGCAGCCGCGACGGGTTCCACCCCATCCCGACGTTCTGCGTCCAGCCAAACAGGTTTCCGCTCGGTTCATTCAATAACATCTCCGGCGTCAGCGGCAGCTGCCCTGCCGGGCCGCGTGCTTTCGTCTGAATCTGGTATTGCGCTGTATCCGTTGAACCGATCACCCGTGCCAGGGAACCCGTCTTCTCCTGCATCCATCTCGCTCCTCTCTCCTGCGGTCGTCTGCCGTCGATCGTCTGCCATCGTCGTCCGAGCCCCGCTGTCCGAACGTCCCCGCCATCGTGAACGCTTCCGAATAAGAACGCAGCGGTACGCGGTGCAAAGTCCTATGGGGGAAATCCCCCCTGTCATCCTTATTAGCAAAAATCGCGCCAACTCACTCAGCGTTCCCGCGCCTGGGAGTTCGTCCATACCCGCTGTCCCGGGGATGCATATATGTGTCTCAGTGAAAGGAGGGAGTGAACATGGTGACACGAGCGCATTGCATGCGCTTCATCGGCCAACCTGTCGTGTTCCGCACGCGCGACGGAGCGCTGCACCACGGCGTGCTGCACACCGTCACCCATGACGGCATTTACGTGCGGCCGGTACGCGGCGCAACGACCCGGCTGGCCAGCGGGACCCTGGCTCATCCGGACGTACGCCTGCTGGGGCAACTGCCCGCCGAGAGACAAGGCCAGGCACCCGGTGTCGCGGGCGACGTGACGCAAGCCTGGTGGCCGTTCTTCTTCTTCCCGTTCTTCGCCCTCGCGTGGCTCGCTCTGGCGCCATGGTGGTGGTGGTGACCCACGGGGCTAAGTGACTCTGCCCATCCGGCCGCAGCCTCCGTCCTGCGGCCGGTTTCGCGTCTCATGACCTGCGATCCCGCGTCCAAACCGGGGTTCCTCCCATCCGCCCGCACCGGTATAATGGCCACAGGAGGTTCATGCAAGCGTTTCCAATCGCGATCTGAATGGGTTGGAGCGGGACGGGAGCGCATAGCGAGAGGGGAGCGGTTCGGCATGAAGAACGAGCTGGAGACGCTGAAGACGTGGTTGGCGGACAGCCGCCGGATCACCGTACTGACCGGGGCCGGCATGAGCACCGAATCCGGCATCCCTGATTTTCGATCCGAACAAGGCGTCTGGCAGGACGAGACGCTCCTCGAAGCGATGACCGACCATCACCTGCGCAACGACCCCGAGGATTTCTGGCCCAAATACAAGCGCACCTTCCTGCGCCCCGAATACCTCCGCGCCATGCCCAACGACGGCCACCTGGCCTTGGCCCGGTTGGAGGGCCAAGGCAAAGAGGTGACCGTGATCACGCAAAACGTCGACGGCTTACATCAACTGGCAGGCAGTACGCGGGTGTGGGAAGTTCACGGCAGCGCCCGGCTGGCACGCTGTCCCCGGTGCGGATCGGAGTATGGCCTCGCGCACATCCTCGCCGAGGACGTACCCCGGTGCACCTGGGAGGATGCCAAAGGCGCCGTCTGCGGACGCGTGCTGCACCCGGATACGGTCTTATTCGGCCAGCCGGTGCGCCACTACGATGAGGCCCTATACGCCGTCCGCGCCTGCGACCTGCTGCTCGTGATCGGCACCTCCCTGACCGTGGAGCCCGTCGCCAGCCTGCCCAAGTTCGCAGACCGCGCGTCGACCCGGATTGTCCTCGTCAACCTGGACGAAACCGGCTTCGATCCACACGCACATCTGGTCATCCGCGCCAAGGCCGGCGAGGTGCTGCGCCAGGCTGTCCTGGAAGGCGGAGCGGCGACCGCCTGAACGCCGGCCGGCCTTCCCGAGCCCCAGCCAGTACACTCTGGCGGACGGCACGGCCCGCCGCCACACCCCGGCAGGCCGCCTGCGTCAGGTCCCGCTCCGGCCGGCCGCCTGAAGCCGCACGTCCCGGACGCGCCACGCGCGACCGGTCCACCTCGCCAGCGCACGCACAGACAGTACCTCCGGGACCTCATCCGCCAGTCGTGACAGGCGCAGCAGGAGATCGGGGAGCAGGTCGGCACCGGGATCGTCCGCATTCATTAACACACCGGCCATCTCACGCGCGTCCAGGTCGGTGATGGGGACGAGGCGCACGCACGTGCGCGGAGGCCGGATCCCCTCCGGATCCCACGTGGGCTCCGGCGAATCTGCCCGGCGGGCGAAGACCAGGGGGCCGAACAGCGGATCGACATCGATCCCCAGCACCAGCACAGGGCTCCCAGCCCTCTCCTCCACTTGATCCGCCTCGTCCGCCTCCGCCACGATGCCCGCGCAAGCCAAAACCGCGTAGGCCTCTTCCGCGCTGAGCCAGCGCGCATCCTCGCCCTGCGCCGCCCGTATCCGCTGGCGCGCCGTATCGCACGCGATCCCCGCGAGGTCTGGAATGCGCCCCGGTGTTTTGGCCCGGTACTCCGCGTACTGCACCGCTTTCGCCAAGGCCCGCACCGCCTGCTCCGGGAACGGATACACCGGCACCCGCTGCACGCCCGCGTCTAAGGTCCGCACCATGTACTCGCCCGTCGTGAGGAAGGTCGCGATCACGGGCTTGGCCTCGCCCGCCCCCGCCGCAGCCCTCCCTGCAGTCGGGGCGGCCCCCGCCGCCTCTCGGATGGCGTCCTGAATCGCCTGGGCGACCGCCTGCTCGTCCCGGGACCCGACCGGGACAAACAGGACCAGCACCGCGTCCACCTCCGGATCGCGCAGGACCTGCGGCAACACCAGGCGGTACCCTTCCGCCAAGGCCTCGAACCCGAGATCGATGAGGGGCGACACGAACTCGAGCCCCTCCCGGCGCAGGGCGTCCACGGCGATGACCGCGCCGCCCGCCGAGTTGGTCACCACAGCCACCCGTCGGCCCTTCGGCAGGGGCGCAAACGCCAGCAACACCGCGGCGTCGAACAGCTCCTGCAGCGTGTCCATCCGCAGGATACCCGTCTGTTGGAACAGCGCCTCCACCGCCGAGTCGCTCGCCTGCGCCGCAGCGGCGCGCGCCTCCGACACCATCGCTCCGGCCGGCGTGCGCGCGCTCTTGACCACCAGCACCGGTTTGCGCCGCGTCACCCGCCGGGCGATGCGGGAGAACTTGCGCGGGTTTCCGAACGACTCCAGGTAGAGGACCACCAGGTCGGTGGCGGGATCGTCCTCCCAGTACTGCAGGACATCGTTGCCCGAGACGTCCGCCTTGTTGCCGAGGCTGACGAAGCTCGACACGCCGATACCCGCCCGCTCGGCGTACTCCAGGATGGCCACGCCGAGCCCGCCAGAGTGGCTTGCGATGGCCAGTCTCCCGCGCCGCAGGGGATGCGGGGCGAAGCTGGCGTTCAGACGGACGTCCGGATCGGTCGTCAACAAACCCAGGCAGTTGGGTCCGATGAGCCGGCACCCGGCCGCGCGAAGGCGGCCGACCACCGCGTCCTGCAGGGCCCGGCCCTCCTCCCCCTGTTCCGCGAACCCGGACGAGAGGATGGTGACGGCGCGCACCCCTGCCTCGACGCAGTCGTCCACCACCGGCAGCACCTGGCCGGCGGGTACGGCGATGACGGCGAGATCGATCCGATCCGGCACCTCCCCCACCGATGGATACGCCTTGACCCCGGCCACCGCCTCCGCGTGGGGATTGACGGGATACACGACGCCGCGAAAATTCCCTGCGATCACGTTGCGCAACAACAGGTGCCCAAGGCTGTCCGGGTCCCGCGAGGCGCCGATCACCGCGACCGTGCGCGGCCGGAAGAACGGGTGCAGCGACGCGGCCGTCGCCAGCTTCTCGCGGGCCTCCTTGAGGGCGCGTGATCGCTCCGTCTCCCCGAGCGGCAGCACCAGGTGGTACTGGTTGTATTCCAGCCGCCGTTTCACCTCGTAGCCGCTCGAGTGGAACACATCCAGCATCTTCTGGTTCTCCGCCAGCACGTACGCCTCGAAACGGGTGAACCCGTGCCGCCACGCCCGCTGCGCCAGGTGCTCGAGCAGGAGTGTCCCGAGCCCCTTGCCCTGCAGCTCGTCGTCCACCAGGAAGGCCACCTCGGCCGTGTCTTCGTCCACCGGGGTGTAGGTGCCGATGCCGAGCGCGCGATCGCCCGCCACGCACAGCAGCGACAGCCCGTCCGGGCCTCGCCCCTGCACCATGCCGCCGATGGCCTCGTCGCTGACCTCCCGCACCATGTGGAAAAACCGGAGGTACAGCGAATCCGGCGAGGCGCGCCGAAAGAGATCGCGGATGAGCGTTCGATCCCGTTCGTCATCCCGCGCCTCCCTCAGTTCCGCCACCCGGCCGTCGCGCAGAATCACCCGCGCCATGATCGCCCCTCCTACGCCATCACCAGCAGCACCTTCCCGAGCGTCCCGCGGTTCTCCATCACGGTGTGCGCCTCTGCCGCCCGCTCCAGCGGATACCGTCCGCACACCGGCACCTGCAGCCGCCCCGTGGCCACCAGTTCCAACACCCGCTCCGCCGAAGCCCGCAGCGCCTCTGGTCGGAACCGGCGGGTCGTGCCCATGCTGTAACCCAGCACCGACCGACAGGTGTTGTGCAGCTCCGCGGTGTCCACCTGCCCGTACGCGCCGCCGGCATTCCCGTACACCGCCAGGCGTCCGAACCGCGCCAGGCAGCGCAGGTTGTCGGCAAACGCCGGCCCTCCCACTGCGTCGAGGATCACGTCGGCGCCGCGCCCGTCCGTCGCCGCCAGCACCGTATCGGCGAAGCCGCCCGCCGAGTAGTTGATCACCACATCCGCCCCATAGCGGCGGGCGTGCTCCGCCTTCCCGTCGCTGCCCACCGTGCCGATGACCTGCCCGGCGCCGAGGATCTTCGCCAGCTGCAGCGCCACCGTCCCGACGCCGCCCGCGGCGGCGTGCACCAGGACCGACTCGCCCGGTTGCAGCCGCGCCACCTTCGTCAACAGCTCGTAGGCCGTCACGCCGACCGTCGCCAGCGCCGCGGCGGTCTCCAGGTCCACCCCGTCCGGCACGGGATACGCCAGCGCCGCCGGCGCCAGCGCGTACTCGCTGTAGGCACCGCCCTTCGGGAACGCCATCACCCGCTGGCCAACGGCCAGCCCGGTCACCCCTTCGCCGACGGCGTCGATGGTGCCCGCGAGATCGATCCCCGGCACGAACGGCGGCTCCCCAGCGTGATGATATTTCCCGTAGCGCGCCTTCACGTCCGCAAAATTCACGCTCGCCGCCGCCACCCGGATCCGCACCTCGCCAGGCCCGGGCTCTGGCACCGGCTGCTCGACCACTTCCAACACATCCGGTCCGCCCAATCGGGATACCACCACGGCTCTCATGATACCATCTCCTTCTGGGGCTGGAATGCAGCGCTCATCGACTGACACAGGAGTTTCAAAATGAAACAAAGAGACAGCGTCGCGATTGGATCGCCGGCGTTCGCTCCGGCACGACTTCAGTATACCGAAAACTCAGTTCACTGTCCCACGGGCCCCGGACGCGGTACAATGGCTGACAGAACCAGAACCCAGGCGCGGGCGATTCCGCCGGAAAGGACGCGATCCCGTTGACACGCCAAGAAGCCTTCCAAAAAATCCACGAGGAGCGCAAGCGACAGGACCACCTGCATCCAGAATGGCACGGGCATCAGCACGGCTTGGTGGTGTTGGCGGAGGAGTTCGGCGAAGTGGCCAAGGCCCTGTACGAGTACCACCAGGACCCAACCGCCGACCGGTATGAGGAATTGAAAGAGGAATTGGTACAGGTCGCCGCCGTCTGCGTGCGGTGGTTGGAACATCTGGAGTGAGCCCGACCCGGCGCGCCGACCGGCGGAATGGTCGCTGATTTATCAACGCGAAGCAAGCCACCTTCACGCGTCTCTGCAGTACAATGGACGCATCCACAGGCGGCGAAGGAGGCGATCCACGGATGTCCCAAGGTCACCATGGGCGTACCGGCTGGCTGCGGTCGCTGCGCGGGTGGCTGTTCAGCGCATCCGTGCTGGCGTCCATTCTCGCCACCGTCGCCCCGGTGCAGCCATTGCGACAAGCCCTGCCACTTCTGGCTCTGCTCAGCTTGGTGGCCGGGTTTCCTGCCGCCGCTCGGATCTCACAGATTCTGACGGTCCTCTTTATCGCCGCCGGCATCGCGGCCTCGCGCGCCTCGGACACGTCCACGGCCACGCTCGTGAACGGCTTTGGCAGCATGCTCGGCCTGTTGACCCTGTTCTCGGTGGTGCCCGTCTTGGCCGTGCCCATTCAGCTCGGCCGCTACGATGCCCGTGTGGCGCGGCTTCTGAGCCGGCGATCCGTTCGCCCGCGCCCCCTCTACGCCACCATCGGAGGCCTGTCGTATCTGATGGCCAGCCTCATGAACATCGCCGCGGTGCCGATGATGTATCACACGGTGATGGGCCTGCTTCGCGGGTACGTGCCTGAACCACGCCGTTTCGCCCTCGAGAGCATCGTCACCTGCTACGCGCTCCCTTTGTCCTGGAGCCCCGTCGCCGCGGTCGTCGCCGTCGTCGTGCACCTGACCGGTGTCTCCTGGTTGACGGTCCTCCCGGTGATGCTCCTCACCAGCCTGGCCGGCGTGGCCGTGAGCACGTGGCTATCCCCTGTCCCTCGCTCCGCCCAGGGGATCGGCGCAGGGGTCAGACCCGATGGGACCACCTCCGCCTGGGGCAGTCCCGCGAAGGCTACCGCGGCCGACCACACAAGTGCCGCCGGCAACCGGCCCGTCCCCGCATCCCTGCCCGCATCCCTGCCCGCATCCCTGCCCGCATCCCTGCCCGCATCCCTGCCCGCATCCCTGCCCGCATCCCTGCCCGCATCCGCTGCCGAATCGGCACCCGAATCGGCGCCCAAGGGTGAGGGTTCGTCTGGCAGCGCGATCGAGCCCGA includes the following:
- a CDS encoding YjhG/YagF family D-xylonate dehydratase, yielding MQEKTGSLARVIGSTDTAQYQIQTKARGPAGQLPLTPEMLLNEPSGNLFGWTQNVGMGWNPSRLHGRQVLILSTQGGIRAEDGTPIALGYHTGHWEVGLLARAAAEEVKAADGVPFAGYVSDPCDGRSQGTAGMFDSLPYRNDAAMVMRRLIRSLPTRHAVIGVATCDKGLPAMMIALASTHHLPCVLAPGGVTLPAEEGEDAGKVQTIGARYAHGEISLEEAAEVGCRACATPGGGCQFLGTAATSQVVAEALGIAVPHSALAPSGQPIWLEIGRQSARAALQLLELGWTTRDILTDAAIENAMVVHAAFGGSTNLLLHIPAIAHAAGCRVPEVADWIRVNREVPRLVSVLPNGPEYHPTVRAFLAGGVPEVMLHLRRLGVIDTSVKTVAGVTLGDVLDWWEDSERRHAVRARLKEADGIDPDDVIMSPDRARARGLTSTVTFPVGNIAPEGSVIKSTAIDPSVVDADGVYRHRGRAKVFTSERDAIAAIKRGDIQAGDVMVLAGRGPSGTGMEETYQLTSALKHLPFGKHVCLITDARFSGVSTGACIGHVGPEALAGGPIGKLRDGDWIEVEIDLNRLEGRVNFVGDGDEPGTPADGDAILARRDPHPGLCPDPDLPDDTRLWAALQNVSGGTWRGAVYDVDRIIQALEAGKKALGW
- a CDS encoding NAD-dependent protein deacylase, with the protein product MKNELETLKTWLADSRRITVLTGAGMSTESGIPDFRSEQGVWQDETLLEAMTDHHLRNDPEDFWPKYKRTFLRPEYLRAMPNDGHLALARLEGQGKEVTVITQNVDGLHQLAGSTRVWEVHGSARLARCPRCGSEYGLAHILAEDVPRCTWEDAKGAVCGRVLHPDTVLFGQPVRHYDEALYAVRACDLLLVIGTSLTVEPVASLPKFADRASTRIVLVNLDETGFDPHAHLVIRAKAGEVLRQAVLEGGAATA
- a CDS encoding GNAT family N-acetyltransferase; translation: MARVILRDGRVAELREARDDERDRTLIRDLFRRASPDSLYLRFFHMVREVSDEAIGGMVQGRGPDGLSLLCVAGDRALGIGTYTPVDEDTAEVAFLVDDELQGKGLGTLLLEHLAQRAWRHGFTRFEAYVLAENQKMLDVFHSSGYEVKRRLEYNQYHLVLPLGETERSRALKEAREKLATAASLHPFFRPRTVAVIGASRDPDSLGHLLLRNVIAGNFRGVVYPVNPHAEAVAGVKAYPSVGEVPDRIDLAVIAVPAGQVLPVVDDCVEAGVRAVTILSSGFAEQGEEGRALQDAVVGRLRAAGCRLIGPNCLGLLTTDPDVRLNASFAPHPLRRGRLAIASHSGGLGVAILEYAERAGIGVSSFVSLGNKADVSGNDVLQYWEDDPATDLVVLYLESFGNPRKFSRIARRVTRRKPVLVVKSARTPAGAMVSEARAAAAQASDSAVEALFQQTGILRMDTLQELFDAAVLLAFAPLPKGRRVAVVTNSAGGAVIAVDALRREGLEFVSPLIDLGFEALAEGYRLVLPQVLRDPEVDAVLVLFVPVGSRDEQAVAQAIQDAIREAAGAAPTAGRAAAGAGEAKPVIATFLTTGEYMVRTLDAGVQRVPVYPFPEQAVRALAKAVQYAEYRAKTPGRIPDLAGIACDTARQRIRAAQGEDARWLSAEEAYAVLACAGIVAEADEADQVEERAGSPVLVLGIDVDPLFGPLVFARRADSPEPTWDPEGIRPPRTCVRLVPITDLDAREMAGVLMNADDPGADLLPDLLLRLSRLADEVPEVLSVRALARWTGRAWRVRDVRLQAAGRSGT
- a CDS encoding quinone oxidoreductase family protein, whose product is MRAVVVSRLGGPDVLEVVEQPVPEPGPGEVRIRVAAASVNFADVKARYGKYHHAGEPPFVPGIDLAGTIDAVGEGVTGLAVGQRVMAFPKGGAYSEYALAPAALAYPVPDGVDLETAAALATVGVTAYELLTKVARLQPGESVLVHAAAGGVGTVALQLAKILGAGQVIGTVGSDGKAEHARRYGADVVINYSAGGFADTVLAATDGRGADVILDAVGGPAFADNLRCLARFGRLAVYGNAGGAYGQVDTAELHNTCRSVLGYSMGTTRRFRPEALRASAERVLELVATGRLQVPVCGRYPLERAAEAHTVMENRGTLGKVLLVMA